A region of the Scylla paramamosain isolate STU-SP2022 chromosome 24, ASM3559412v1, whole genome shotgun sequence genome:
ctctctctctctctctctctctctctctctctctctctctctctctctctctctctctctctctctccccccccaagACGTTTTAATCTCACTCATCGACGCATTCTCACGCTCTTTTGTTCTCATTCagccgattctctctctctctctctctctctctctctctctctctctctctctctctctctctctctctctctctctctctctctctctctctctctctctctctctctctctctcatcatcctcACACCAAACAGAGCTCGGGGCATGAGGGACACACAGGACCAGGGACAAACAGTCAAAAGGCACCGGGGCGGATGGTACTCAGGTCACATAGGCCTCAGATTAAatgatcctcaagacagatcggcCTGAGTACAAATGCCTTTAGACTTAGGCATTTAAACTACAGGCTTCGTGAAGGCAGCATATGGATCCCCCTATTTACAGTCAGgccgatctgtcttgaggatcatctgacTTGAGGCTTATATGACCATCTATCCTTGTACCAAATGACTAGCCCCCCAAACAGACACAGGAACAGACGCACAGACGCACCGCCGCTCCTGCTCTGCCCGTAAATTCCACTCAGATAACCAACTGATTATGCGTGGTGGCGGCGACTGTATGACTGTGGCTGGCCCGTTCCGCGTGAAAGAGTGCGCAGCGAGGGAcaatggaagaggaagtgggTCCGTTTTGTCAGAATTGTGTCgagtatttatgtgtgtgtgtgtgtgtgtgtgtgtgtgtgtgtgtgtgtgtgtgtgtgtgtgtgtgtgtgtgtgtgtgtgtgtgtgtgtgtgtgtgtgccgctcGATTTGGGAGGGATGGGCGAGTGTTGTGTGCGCCCAATTTTTTTTGAGTAACGCGTGTGCACATgtataggcacacacacacacacacacacacacacacacacacacacacacacacacacacacacacacacacacacacacacacgattgatAGTAGTATTTCATGTAAGGAGAGTAAGGTAAAGAATaagagtcctcctcctcctcctcctcccgtttctccacaaccaccacctccaatcccttcccatcttttccaatttttatcctcttcagtctcctcattcataaatcatAAACATCAATACTTTTAACTCAATACAGACTCACAATATTCCCCCACAAACCCAGACTCACTCCAGTAACTCTGATTAAGCTGCGTCAGAGAGGCAAGTGctgcaaagaaggaaggagaggagggaagaaatgtggAAGTTTTGGCGTGAGTAGGATGTCTGCCACTCCcgtgaaacgctttgctctctctctctcaccacaactgttttcaaaggccacagaaatcattagccgggttcccaagagtgtttctccagtcgataatgtagaaatcttgttaatctgtcattagaaccataaagacacatttcaaaacccgtgtaacttcaactagagcctcttgaaagtaaTAGAGGTGCGggaagaagtgtttcagaatatggtacaTGAAGCTGGTGCCTCCTTCCCCTTGGGCTGGAATACGCCTTTTGCGAGGTTGGTCGGGGAGAGAACATGGCGCCTAccaaattaagaaaagaaaaagaaaagaaaaatgacatgaAACAAAACTACCCAGGAGAACTACAAGCAACTGTGCTGAACAAGTCTTATTTCTGTTACAAAATTCAAATAAAACTCAACAAACAAAATTCATTAATGTATTGGGTAAAATAAGTTAAAGCAATAGATACggtaaataaaagcaaattgTAAGTGATTGTTTTTGTATCTCAGAGTCtagctgagaaagagagagaaaaaaaaaagatgaaaaaaaagagaaaaaaaggagaaaagtccCTGCATAACTTTTCTCATCCAAAACatcaaagaaagtaaaaaaaaaaagtaagctaATTTAGTCTTGACATTCTTTTgaatatatacataataaaaaaataatggtacCAGAgccgataataataatagtaataataaaatataagaataacaataataaataaaaccagaTAAGTCTCTCCATATATGTATCTCTGCTCCACtttcctacaccaccaccaccaccagtgccaaGGAGTGCCAAACTTAAGCTGCCAGGTGAGGAAAGTTTTGAGGATTCCAAGGCCAAAGTTTCCCCACTGTCTTTACCTTACTTGGACAAAATTGCCTCCCTGTTTTCCCCGTCCCTGCCAGTCTGGGTCAGCACAGTGGCGTCCACACCTGCTGTTGCCATTGAGTGCTTCGACACCTGTGGAATTGTTGTGGGTGATGAAAAGTCCAGTTCAGTGCAATATTTCAGGGTGGGCTTGTGGAATATGGTGTAAATATAGAATAGTGatgaatatatttttatttttatttattcacttatttatttatttatttatttatttatttttattttatttatttattttttgtaggggGTGGTCAGGTGAGGGGTGTGAACTTGTTGTGGAATCTGTGTGAATGTTGAGTAATGATGCataatgtaatgtttttttttgtgggtgaaTGGTCTGGTTgctgttgtgtttttgtgttggaTAGAATGGAAGGTTTGTTTTAGGGGGATGTGAGTTATTGGTGAACAGAGGGCATTGTTTACTACTACAGCAACTTTACTTTCCtatcttctgtcttttcttatCTCACTGCCCCTcttacacaaagaaaaaaataattatgtgctcaaagtcttttctctctatccttccAGAGTGCAAGACCATCCAGCCCCTTGTCAAGTGCCCTCTCAGCCCCCGTCGCCCCCGCCGCATGCCCTCCCCCAAGCCGCGTGGCCGAGCTGTGTCGCCTCTCGCCATATATGATGGCCCAGGTAAGCCTCTCCAGCACCCCTCCAGCCCTTCAAGCTCAGGGAGAAGTTGAGGGAAGGCACCTGTTGCTTTCACTATACAAGTTTTGAGAAGGCAAACTTTGGATGAGAATATTGGATTAGAATGTTGGTGCATGTGCTTGAATTTTGAAATTCAAAGTAAGTTCTGTTCTTAAATAAAATTAGGGTATTTGCATTTTGTTACTATATGTGTTTCTAAAATATGAAAAGTTTTGAAAGGGTGTGTAAAAGGTATTGTAGAGAAAAGCATCCAGAAAACTTATGCTTGAAATAAAATAGTTGTTAAATTCATAAGCTGTATAActtgtaaggaaaaaaattaggaaattaaacaaaataatgatgatgttaaaAGTATTGAAGAGCTAAAAGGTAATTATTTGATCAGTattttttacttacttatttttttttcattcatttttttttcttctctaagtGATACTGATACATTGCTTACTCTCACAACAGGCAGTTTTTTCAGTACTTTTCATTACACCAAGGGACACTGACATGTTGCTCATTCCCACCACAGGCAGTTTACCACGGTCGCCCCGGAAGCCAGCTGGTCACCATCACAAGCGGCTGAGtcaacccaacacacacacctatcagcagcagcagcagcagcagcagcatcaccactaccagcacaaTGGCCATGTGGCATGTGGCGGCCTGGAAAACATCATCTTTCCATCCTGCGTCACCTCAAAGTAAGGCTCATATTCAGAAACATTGCtctttcaccatgactattttcaaaggccacagagatgattagctgggttttcaagtgttttcccattaataatgtagatatcTTGTTGATCTGTTATAAAAgccataaaaacacttaaaaatacatgtaatttccaactagagtcttttgaaagtagtggaagtgtggtgcagaagtgtttcagaatatggctgTAAGTCACTCACAGGTCGGGTTACCACGGCCTAGACACATTAGTCAGAGAGATGATTCAGCTCTAACTCAGACATACAGCCAAGGACATGACCTGGACCTTTCAGAAAAATTTTGTTTTCAGCCAGTAGGGCTGCAGTTTTCCCATCCACACACGGAAAAATGTTGGTTGTTTTTtctggaaggggaggaggaactcAATCAAGATGCAAACTCTCATGCCTTGAATTTATTCCTgaacatttttatttacatacCCAAATGTATTATAGGATGTATTATTAGTTTTCAGTAcatacatttgtttatttgtacaGCATTACATACTCAATGCTTCCCAGATTATAGATTacagtgtattatgattattttccaTTTGCATTCCGTTTATATGAAGCCAGATTTTGCATAATAATTAAACTGCACACCAGCTACTTTTATTACatacatttatctattcatgCAACATTATATACTCAACACTTCCCAGATTACAGACTACCTACATAACTTTTCATTTACTTCCATTTAAATGAGGACAGATTTTGCATGATATACTACTTGCACATTAGCACTACATTGCCCCCTTTGCTCCCAGGTACTCTGTGGGTCGCATCCTGGGTGATGGGAACTTTGCCGTGGTGCgggagtgtgtgtgtcgcaAGACAAGGGAGGAGTATGCCCTTAAGATCATAGACAAGACCAAGTGCCGGGGGAAGGAACATATGATTGAAAGTGAAGTGTCCATACTGCGGCAGGTCAGTGGAAGGAGTGCAGTCATTGAGAGACGAGTGAATAAATTAAGTGTAGTTTGCATGAACACTGTATGCATGACTGAtagtgtttttttgtattttaagttgatagttttctcttttatactttATGTCAACATAAGACAAATTCTCTGGACAAGTGAtaaagttttcttcttcttcttcttcttcttcttcttcttcttcgtagtagtagtagtagtagtagtagtagtagtagtaagaaaaacTGAGGCTGTCATGGTTATAGGTTATTGTATTGAAATGTTCTGCCTTGTGATAATGATTGGTGAGAAAAATAACTGaattatttgtgtttattattttcttggaaTAGTGAGGTGTAGCTATATAACTAACTTCATGGTTGTCAATAATGAAgttttttattatagttattatctTGTTGGTTCCTTGGTTTTTGCAGGTCAGTGaagaatgatttttttctattatcattCTATTCTTGGTTCCTTTGTTTCTGCAGGTCAGCCATCCAAATATAGTTAGTTTAATTGAAGAATTCCACACACCCACTCAACTCTACCTCGTCATGGAACTAGTCAAGGTAATTATAGGTGGAGGCTGCGTGCTGGTTCTAGTGGCTGAGCTGTTCTGGGAAGCCACTCACCGTGGAATAATAtactgttttctcattttttttttacactgaaaATTACTTGGCTGTTAATGAAAATACAATTCTAATTTGTAATATTTAAATTGAAGCTTGCATAGTTTTGTTTATAGAGATTTatatgataatttatttttcttgtgaatggtctaagagtgtgaatgattgtgtgtgtgtgagtgcttgGTGCTTTGTCTGAGCCATCCTGTGTGAGGATTGCAAGCCCGGTGTGTAGGAGAGGATATTTAATGAATGGCTATTGAATTGTGAAATGTGTATTACCTACAAGTGTGTGAATAATTGAGGCAGTAGAGGTGAATGGACAAATGTAACACTTGCATCCGTGACTGAAGGGTGTGAGAATATGTAGACTCGTGCACATCATAGTCTGTGTTGGTGTTTGAAGGCTCATTTTTTGTTCATTGTATATTTACATATTCTGAATCATATGATCTAAGTTCCTTAACATAGTACTTACTATATAAAATATGTAGGTTGGGAACTTATTGTTGGAGAAAATTAACTTAACACTGTATATTCTTGTCTATGTCACTGCACTGAAAATAGCAATACAGTATAATTATTTTTGACATAAGTTCATGGAAGCAGTCTTTGTATAAGTGTGATACTtgatatgaatatttttaactgttgcatgagttttatttcttaatattgtgtTATTTGATGGACACGATAGTGATAGTGAGCAAGCCACACCCTTGAGAAGCTTGCTATGTTTACTTGACAACACCCAAGGCCTTACCACAGTGTGCTTGCAGGGTGGTGACCTGTTTGACGCCATCGCCAGTGCCACCCGCTACACTGAGAAGGATGCCAGCTCCATGGTGCGTGACCTCACCTCCGCGCTGGACTACCTGCACCAGCGATCCATTGTACATAGAGACATTAAGCCTGAGAATCTCTTGGTGAGTGTCTCAGTTCTGTACATAGTTAATTATTATACCATTAAGCCTGAAGATCTCTTGGTGAGTGTCTCAGTTCCTTACATAGTCAGTCTTTAATGTTTAGTGTCCATGCTGTCTTTAAGGGAAAACTTCTGGTCTTTCTCACATGTTTTTCTTCACAAATAGATTGATTCTTGCTACACTTAATTTACATGTGCTGTATTGTGTAGTAAGGTCAGAGCACTACACTACTTTATTACATATTGACCTGACAAAGTAATCCATACAGGAAATGATAACTTATGATCACAATGACTTCACTAATTTCGTCTCATTTCTCCTCTGCATATTATTTCATATCCAGAGGCTAAATATTTGAGGTAATGCTCTTCTATGTATGCCTCAGCTCTCCTCCTGTAATAGGAATACTACCTTAGTATACAAATAGATACACTAAATTAACCTAGTATCTCATATCTGTAGGCTGATATATGAGGTAataattgtgtatgtgtgtatgtaaacaCTTTGCTTTAGCTCCCCTCCTGTAATGGAAAGCCAGCCTGGTGTACAGATTGATAGGTGTCAGGATAAGGATGATGTACAAAAAGCACATGACAGACCTGACCCTGTGTGTTCCTTGCAGGTGGTGGAATATCCCAATGACAGCAAGAGTCTCAAGCTGGGTGACTTTGGCCTGGCTGTGGAGGTGACCGAGCCACTGTACACTGTGTGTGGCACCCCGACCTATGTGGCTCCAGAGATCCTCAATGAGTCTGGGTATGGCCTCAAGGTAAGCCTTTCAGTCTGCTTTTCAGTATGGCTATTTGTTTATCCATTAGCTGCATTCACTTTGTATTTTGGGTTTGGTTAAGGTAGATGAGAATACTGTAATGTTAATATAATAATGAGATTGATAAATTTgagatgagtgagtgactgTTTAAAGTCCTCAATGCTGCTAAGTTAGTTAATCCTTTGACAATATTCACTTTGGGTAAGGTAGATTAAAATACTATTGTGTTGATGAAGTAATGGAAGTTATGAGATTTTAAAAGTTTGGGAAAATAAGTGcttggtaaagttttttttcttttcttatttctgttactcatttctttcttgacagagctaagagtgtgaatgatgtgtgtgtgtgtgtgtgtgtgtgtgtgtgtgtgtgtgtgtgtgtgtgtgtgtgtgtgtgtgtgtgtgtgtgtggtgccttgccTGGGCCATCTCATGTAGggttgctggcctggtatatagatagttGGATAGATTTCTTTATGTAAGATGTCTTCATGGATATGCAGTAAAGGACAATAATGTATGCAAGAAATTATTTGTTTCATTACAGTAAATTTATGGTTCTATATTACCCTCAGGTTGACATCTGGGCAACAGGGGTCATCACATACATTCTTCTCTGTGGGTTCCCGCCATTTGTCTCTGCCACAAATAATCAGGAAGAATTGTTTGACCAAATTCTCCGTGGAAGCTATGAGTTCCACAGCCCCTACTGGGATGACATCTCCGACTCTGCCCGTGAGCTCATCGTGCAGATGATTCAAGTGGATCAGGATAAGCGTTTTAGTGCTCAGGAAGTGCTTGATCATCCCTGGGTGTCCGTGAGTAGAGTGAGCCTTGGTGTTGATGACCTGTCGTGTTATAGCATGGAGAGTTGGTATTTCGTGACCCTCAAGACCCTCAGTGAACAACAATTTTGGCATAAGGCAGTAGAGAATGCAAAGATCCACTAATACCTGATTTTTGGTAGTAGGCACAAAATGGTATTCAGGGTTGTCTGCATCCCATTTTGCTACTACTCACTTGGACTCAAATTCCAGTTATTTTAATAGTTTATTAGTGCCATTTTTGTGGCATTGCTATATGGTCACTCTATGGTCACTCTAGTTCATCCAATAAGTTTGTGGATGTATTCTTCCACTGATGAGAGAAAGTCAAGCAGATGCTCATGAGACCTGGCTTCCTTCATTGTTCATGCGGAGACTGAGTGTGCTTCTGACTGGAGGAATGGGTGCTATGCTTCGTATGTCCCAttgtttcctccattttttgtagtatgcaaaggaaaggaacaaattTTTGCAAAAGTGCATACAGTTTTGGCAAAAAGAAGACATTTTGCCTATTTGCTAGCTTTTAAGTAACCTTCAAGCCTGTGCTAGAAATTATTTGAGTAGCAGACGTGATTGCTGCAATGTTTTAGAGCAGTGCTAGTTTGGTGGTGAAAACCTCACTCTAGTGGAATCCAGTGAGCCAGAGCTTCCCTCCTAATGAACTGATGATCATCACTACTTTGCAGCTTTTGAGTTATAATTATTCATTGGCTTATATGGCATTATGTAAGATAGGAAGCATATTCCTGTAGTGTTTTATTTTGAATTTATGCTACTCTTGTCTTGCTTAAAGTACAGTCTAACAACCTGCAGTAGAAAAGGTTTATATTATAATTTCTCaaacattttcatttattaaatATACGAGTATTCATACCCCAAGACTGCAAAGTAGGTGTTTTGATAAAGTCAATACAACAGTCCTTGGTGGAGTGCTGGCTGACAGTCATTAAGGTGGGGTGTGGCTTCCACCTCACCCTCTAGTCCCAGACATCCTCTAGAATGAGGTTTTGCTgcatcttccctcacctccttcccgGAGTAAAGTACGTAGCTGCTCCAGGTCCTTGCTGACCCACTCCTCCACAGGACGACGAGGCTCTTGACCGCAACCTCCACCTCCGAGTGTCTCATAAGCTGGACCTCCACTTTGACACCAACGGGCCTCAACACAAGGCAGCAGGAATCACTCTGATGGCTGTAAGTCCATGTGTAGATCATCCATGCCAGTGTTGCATATGAATGTTGCAAGTCGTTGCCCATTTACATTTCAGTTACTTTATAAATTATGGGAGATTTTTCTCAAGTAGTTTAGCTCagatattgttttcattcaaAGCTTTAAGCATCAACAgatgtttattttcatctttgtaATTTTTGCATGTTGAATCCAACTTGGTGATGTGAGAACTCTGTGTTTTGCCTTGAATTTGTAAAATTTATTTATCAGAAAACATTTAAATATTCTTACTGTCACTCAACTTCAGTTTCAAGTAATTTATCTGGATAAAATTGAGTGTCATATCTTGCTGCAGTTAACTATGTGTATCAATCAGTACATACATTCTTTCATATTGACATCACAGTATGTCATTCATGAATGTCTTCAAGAttctttgaaaaaaataagggcTGCCTTTATGGTACACATAATGGGTATGCTTTTACTTTATGTTGGGACTTGCTGGCTAGTAGAAAATGTACCCATGACTTTGTAGGTTTGGTGAGAATGATTTCAAGACAAAGCACACTCTAAGTTGAATTGCCAATGAATGTTGATCCAAAAAACACATACATTCCAGgctttcactttcatcttttGGCTACAAAACATTCAAACATTTGAGCATTTGTCTCAATAGTTATAATTGTAACATGAAAGCAGTGAAGGTAATCATGTTATGTAGCATTGTCCTGCACTCCAGGTCAAACTGTACTGAAACCATTGAAATTCTGGAAAGTAAAATCTAGTTCATTATTAGATCCCAGTCCCCACCCAAAGACCCATTCCCTGACCTGCGTGTTAGTTCCTACTCCCTTGTTCAGCGTGACTCCAGTGTTGCTTGAAAAAGGTCAATCAATAgtttttacctttttatgtGCGGGTGAAATTTTCTTGTATGTGAGAAGTAAATATTTAAACTGTTGCTCTTCATCCATAAATATGTAAACTCACTAATATTTTCAGTTGTGATTAGAATAAGAATACTGTCATCATTACTTCTTATGGGTTGTAGTGGCTTTTGTTTTGTgtgaggaaagtgtgtgtgtagtgattcTGTCCCACCAATTAATCTGATCATGAAATCTGTGTGTTTGCTCATCCTCTTGTATAAAAAatgacagagagggagggaaaggaagacctAACTAAATATTTCACTTCTCACATACAGGAGTGCAATGTGTCTGTGAAATccagtattttttcattttatttattcatttgtttatttatgatttatttttttccatgactgatttgtctttttgtttctgtgGTTGTTGTGTCCAGGCGGAGTCCACCCCCTGCTTGCATACAGTAGAAGTTCAGTAATGTGTAGCAAGCAGGCGGCCGTGGGCGTGTTGCAGCAGTAGGGGGAGTCTGGGGCCACTGACCACCTCCAGCCTTACCtccacacccccacacccccacaccaCTTACTtctacacacaccacacaactgAGCCATTGAAATGCAgtgtttattgtatttataCATAAAgcattgaattatttttttgctcaTCTGCACTGTATTAGCCAGTGAGGCTAAAGCAGCTTTCCAAAATAGTTGTAATGTTATGTATAGATGTAGTCTGAGAATTTCTGTATTTATTCTGTTCAACCAGCTAGTCATTCTGCATTCATCAAACCACTCAAATATGATGGCtaactttcttttcacttttgtaCTCGGTGAgatatacatatacatttatatacatacccggtatatctatatatatatatacgcaacACTCTTCACCTCACAAACACTCCCAAATAGGCGGCCGCTAACAGTCATGAGTCAGGTGCTAACACCCGCGGCCACACATGGGGCTTGACATGGCTTCTGAAGCAGGTGGGTTTTGTACTGACTCCTAATGTTACCTCTCTGCTCTCTACCTGCCTGACAGCCTTGCACTTCCCTTCTGGTGTGAGTCTCATAAAATGGCTTGCAAAGACTGCTTGGTAGCATGATCAATCTAAAGTTGTACCAACTCGCTTCACTAATGCCAGCATTTCTAATGGAAAGGGTGCAATCCCTACTGGAAGATTCACAGGTAAGGTGATTCTTCAGTGTAAATACTCCTTCACTATCCCACAAGGTACTGTGAATACTACATGACTCCTGTCTTGCGCTACATAGTATAGTGCTGTACCTACTTAGCCTGCACAGTAATCACATTGTTCTACAGGGACTTGAACCCTCctgtgtgtatgtacatatagttttttttttagttagatACTAACTAATATACATTAATATTTCATAGTGTAGCAGTTTTTACCAGTGTTGGGTACTGAtctgctcctcctgccctcTGCTCCACTCCTTCAATTTGACTACTAAAAATATTTATGAATGAAAAATTTGAAATTGCAAAATCCAAATTAGATTTCTAGATAATGACATTAGTTACATATGGTTTAGAATCTCTGGAGAAAACTTATTAATGAAAATTGAATGGAGCAGAGGAGTGGTGAAGCCTGCTGCCATTCTATGGAGGCGGGCTGGCCCTTTTTGAGGGGGAACAGAGGAGATATATTAGAATAAGGCCCATCACTGGTATTAGATGACCATTTCTGAATTACTAAGTTGTGATCTTAACATTTTTCTTGTTGATATTTGTAGCTGTCCTGGTGAAGGAAATAATAATCTTGGACAAATAAAGTATCAATAAATAGTAGTAATTTTTGTGCTAGTTCTGTAAGAAAATCTATAATTTTTAACCCTAAAAGTTGTGTAGCCACTGTCAGTAGATTTGTCTAGTAATGTTTATCACATAGACCCCATCCATTATTAAATTTTTATCCTGAAATTTTGTTTAGTAGAACTGAACTATAATAGCAGTTACTTCCAGCCAGCTCACCTAATCCCTGGAAACCAATtataatcaccaccattacagaTCCCAAGCACAAGCTGATGTATAGGAAAATGTCTGCATCATTAGTTTATTCTTTaggtaaacaaagaaaagaggaaaggataaaacTAACTGGGAGGTTGAAAACAGTTACAGGTTttcctttcactcatttttaTGTAATTTGTGCTCACATTTCTAATCACAACACATCCTAAAGATTGCAGCAGCTTTAAGGCACCAAAGGTTTTGTCTGGATGGGAAAGTGTTTCTGTGTTCTCTCCTTTGTGGGTGTCCTTCCGTGTAAAGCTTGGGATTCTCGTGTTGTCTGCCACAGGGATGCATGTTGTAATATTGGGATACTAGAAATTTTTTAACTACACGACTACAGACTATTTGTTTTATGGTTACTGAGAAATTAGCTGCTTGCCTTGCTTCTTGTTAATCCTCATATTTTTTCTGATTAAACGCAGCTTTAATTGCACCCAcatttttagagattttaaTGTGAAACTATTAAACGTAGCTCCACCTTCTGAAATACCCTTCCTGTGTCACCAACATGAATCATGTCCTCAGGATCttgatgggaaaggaaaataagcaaaatcATATAACTCATCATGATTTAAGATTTAAGATTTAAGAAAAGTTCATTGCCCTATAAATATTCCTAAGGTAACAGTTTCTTAATCATTTACAGCTGTGAGCACAACCTTCCCAACACCTTACAGACTGCAGTGGTACAAAGATAGGAATCATGATTTTAAATGATTTTGTTTTAAAGTTGTACGTTTTTGGTGTCGGATCTATCACCTTTAAATCCAGTGTTTTGACACTAttcccccaatttttttttttttttcttttttaggtacTGAACTAGCTTGTACTATGTGACCATTCCAAGAAGCATGATAATTTTTTCCAAAATCAAAATAGATATAGACTAGGCAAGCAATGGATCAATTACTTGAAGATGTGTAAGGTAATTGTTGGTTATATTAAAATGTTTAGTTCTAAAAGAAATATTCTTatacaataaaagaaatatatattttttccagtaGGTGGCAGACTAAATGAAGCTACCTTATGAAATAGTAAAAATTGTAATACTGTACGTATGAGGTAAACATTCTGCAGTACACCATGACATTATGTAGATGATGTGTTCGGGATAGACAGCATTACTGGTGGTGTCTGGAAAATTTGTGCCTAAAATTCAGTTACAATTAAAAATAGGTAGTAGTTGACTACTGCAAATTACAAAAGCAATTTATAATATGAATTATACTACACAGTGACAATCAAAACATGTCAGTAAGACACTTGCTGGAAGTAGACTCAGACCTTCATCACACTAATAGGAGGAGGGGGTCCCTAATCTGAGATAGAGGGAAATGCTAGAGAAAAATCCATCTGTCTCAAATTAAAGAAACAGGCTACCAATTTCCTTCTAAATTCCAACATCCTTGAATAATCTCTGTGTTACCAAAGGAAATCTCAGCTCCAGCCATCAAGGTCCAGGTAAGCAGTGAGTAATAACCTGTACCAATGTAATGCTTCATTACGTGTTCCTTTGCACCAGCAGGTCACCGCCCTGGACAAGGAGAAACACAGCCTTTGTCGGGAGAGTGAGTTCAAGGACCCTACCAGCCCTCCCTGCAGCCCAAGACTCTCCCTCTTCACCAACAGCAGCCAGGTCTTCTGAAGGGCTTCACTCATGCCTTCTGTGGTGCTTTGTACGGCTGTTATGAtaactcatcatcaccatcatcatcatcatcatcatcaccgt
Encoded here:
- the LOC135112723 gene encoding serine/threonine-protein kinase DCLK1-like isoform X2, translated to MGTAEQQKEHSGVSGSSSLECGEDETGGVRAPVSRGSSTGGAAAATSSASGSIGSGIVNGGSRRGRASPTCALGRVPLTRLCEEKRAKRCRFYRNGDRWFGGMVVPVGGDKHRSWEALLADLTRVLDHPIHLTAGVRHVFGLDGTRVTQLDHIIEAGEYVVSSSEVFKKLDYTRARLPQWRAHAKRNEALHVTPRTAFSSPVSTPGSETLPSLPGSSTPTDSPKDFIRPKLVTVIRNGVRPRKAVRILLNRRTARSLEQVLSDITQAIKLDSGAVRKVFTLDGRQVVSLRDFFFDDDIFIAYGPERLSHDDFDLDNEECKTIQPLVKCPLSPRRPRRMPSPKPRGRAVSPLAIYDGPGSLPRSPRKPAGHHHKRLSQPNTHTYQQQQQQQQHHHYQHNGHVACGGLENIIFPSCVTSKYSVGRILGDGNFAVVRECVCRKTREEYALKIIDKTKCRGKEHMIESEVSILRQVSHPNIVSLIEEFHTPTQLYLVMELVKGGDLFDAIASATRYTEKDASSMVRDLTSALDYLHQRSIVHRDIKPENLLVVEYPNDSKSLKLGDFGLAVEVTEPLYTVCGTPTYVAPEILNESGYGLKVDIWATGVITYILLCGFPPFVSATNNQEELFDQILRGSYEFHSPYWDDISDSARELIVQMIQVDQDKRFSAQEVLDHPWVSDDEALDRNLHLRVSHKLDLHFDTNGPQHKAAGITLMAVTALDKEKHSLCRESEFKDPTSPPCSPRLSLFTNSSQVF
- the LOC135112723 gene encoding serine/threonine-protein kinase DCLK1-like isoform X3 gives rise to the protein MGDRSGESRASRCHQLCGLSLFEFLRDGERVMGTAEQQKEHSGVSGSSSLECGEDETGGVRAPVSRGSSTGGAAAATSSASGSIGSGIVNGGSRRGRASPTCALGRVPLTRLCEEKRAKRCRFYRNGDRWFGGMVVPVGGDKHRSWEALLADLTRVLDHPIHLTAGVRHVFGLDGTRVTQLDHIIEAGEYVVSSSEVFKKLDYTRARLPQWRAHAKRNEALHVTPRTAFSSPVSTPGSETLPSLPGSSTPTDSPKDFIRPKLVTVIRNGVRPRKAVRILLNRRTARSLEQVLSDITQAIKLDSGAVRKVFTLDGRQVVSLRDFFFDDDIFIAYGPERLSHDDFDLDNEECKTIQPLVKCPLSPRRPRRMPSPKPRGRAVSPLAIYDGPGSLPRSPRKPAGHHHKRLSQPNTHTYQQQQQQQQHHHYQHNGHVACGGLENIIFPSCVTSKYSVGRILGDGNFAVVRECVCRKTREEYALKIIDKTKCRGKEHMIESEVSILRQVSHPNIVSLIEEFHTPTQLYLVMELVKGGDLFDAIASATRYTEKDASSMVRDLTSALDYLHQRSIVHRDIKPENLLVVEYPNDSKSLKLGDFGLAVEVTEPLYTVCGTPTYVAPEILNESGYGLKVDIWATGVITYILLCGFPPFVSATNNQEELFDQILRGSYEFHSPYWDDISDSARELIVQMIQVDQDKRFSAQEVLDHPWVSVTALDKEKHSLCRESEFKDPTSPPCSPRLSLFTNSSQVF